In one Penaeus chinensis breed Huanghai No. 1 chromosome 33, ASM1920278v2, whole genome shotgun sequence genomic region, the following are encoded:
- the LOC125043245 gene encoding organic cation transporter protein-like → MSEDKAEAKKSGEDTVAITTYDDLNDLAGSQDIRTLLILVLISFGTFINPLQTINYQFLGATPDYWCHVPPLVDANWTQDQILSLAIPNGNSSSQHSSCVMYDYNYTLAAELGFEVAASSPEFSFEDGEEVRTVKCSSRDFDRNQYESTVVTEWDLVCERRVLYSTTQAVSQVGTLLGSLVVGYLYDVIGRRPVVLLSSSLFTLSGFLAAVSPTVEFYIFMKTIIAFMASGIYLGCFVLVMELCSSRQRSTVSVMFVIPWALGYMVLPGIAYLVRTWYWLQVALTVPALYTISYFWLLPESPRWLLVKGKYEDALNVFKWLARINGRTLPSDEVLLQAIKNLATSGDKEKPKADQEAKEDLAARVLDAVKKFFALVTTAGLRGRAAVVFFCWFASSLIYYGVALNATNLSTDPYIYMFLGGLLEIPSYALLWPAIIYLGRKKSLVGLYLVCAVSIFAVMTVLIVTPGETGTLMIFLSLCGKLAITAGFHLAFIFTAELFPTSYRSLAVGQANVFARIGSTCSPYINDILGVVTVWAPSAVFGSLALMAAGLAALLPETKDCDLPETNEIPQSRQRKNSQDSADSLEMKTGVPNCSFEPDIDQSETNTGRS, encoded by the exons GAACATTTATCAACCCACTCCAGACAATTAATTACCAGTTCTTGGGTGCCACTCCGGATTATTGGTGCCACGTACCCCCTCTGGTGGATGCCAACTGGACTCAAGACCAGATCTTAAGTCTAGCTATTCCCAATGG GAATAGCAGTAGTCAGCATAGTAGTTGTGTCATGTACGACTACAATTATACCTTAGCGGCTGAGTTGGGCTTCGAAGTGGCCGCCTCGAGTCCAGAGTTTTCCTTTGAGGATGGCGAGGAGGTCAGGACAGTCAAGTGCTCCTCCAGAGACTTCGACAGGAACCAGTACGAGTCTACGGTCGTGAcggag TGGGATCTGGTATGCGAGCGCCGTGTCCTGTACTCGACAACTCAGGCTGTCAGCCAAGTGGGAACGCTCTTGGGTTCCCTCGTGGTCGGCTACCTCTATGACGT GATCGGCCGTCGCCCAGTCGTCCTCCTGAGCTCCAGCCTCTTCACTCTTTCGGGGTTCTTAGCGGCTGTTTCCCCTACGGTCGAATTTTACATCTTCATGAAGACTATCATTGCCTTTATGGCTTCGGGGATTTATCTTGGCTGCTTCGTGTTGG TTATGGAGTTGTGTTCCTCTCGCCAACGTTCTACCGTATCTGTCATGTTCGTGATACCCTGGGCTCTCGGCTACATGGTACTACCAGGCATCGCTTACCTAGTAAGGACTTGGTACTGGCTACAAGTGGCGCTTACGGTCCCCGCTCTTTACACTATATCTTACTTTTG GCTGCTCCCAGAATCCCCACGTTGGCTCCTAGtaaagggaaaatacgaagatGCCCTCAACGTGTTCAAATGGCTCGCGAGGATCAACGGAAGAACTCTGCCATCTGACGAAGTTCTCCTGCAGGCTATCAAGAACTTAGCAACGTCG GGCGACAAGGAGAAGCCGAAAGCGGACCAAGAGGCCAAGGAGGACCTCGCCGCCCGAGTCCTGGACGCCGTGAAGAAGTTCTTTGCCCTCGTGACCACCGCGGGCCTCAGGGGAAGGGCGGCAGTCGTCTTCTTCTGCTGGTTCGCGAGCTCGCTCATCTACTACGGCGTCGCTCTCAACGCCACGAATCTGAG CACCGACCCTTACATCTACATGTTCTTAGGCGGCCTGCTTGAGATCCCCTCGTACGCGTTGCTGTGGCCTGCTATCATTTACCTCGGGAGGAAGAAGTCGCTTGTGGGCCTCTATCTCGTGTGCGCGGTCTCCATATTCGCTGTGATGACTGTCCTGATTGTGACCCCTGGAG aAACTGGCACTTTGATGATCTTCCTGTCACTGTGTGGAAAGCTTGCCATCACAGCAGGCTTCCATCTGGCATTCATCTTTACCGCCGAACTTTTCCCAACGAGTTACCGCTCCCTCGCCGTGGGACAGGCCAACGTCTTTGCAAGAATCGGGAGCACGTGTTCGCCGTACATCAATGATATTTTG GGTGTTGTAACCGTATGGGCCCCGTCCGCTGTCTTCGGATCCTTAGCACTGATGGCTGCCGGTCTAGCTGCTCTGCTGCCAGAAACTAAAGACTGCGATCTTCCCGAAACGAATGAAATCCCACAAAGTCGCCAAAGGAAAAATTCGCAAGATTCCGCCGATTCCTTGGAAATGAAAACCGGAGTGCCGAATTGCAGCTTCGAGCCCGACATCGACCAGAGCGAAACGAACACTGGGCGTTCGTGA